A stretch of DNA from Spirosoma endbachense:
CCGCAATAAGCAGTAAAACCGGGAGCAGAAAGAATAAAAAAGAGCGCTTCATAAATAAAAGATCAGGTAGTTAATTCGGCAGGTGGCATATAGGCATCGCCCGAAACGTAGCCGCCTTCTGCTATTCGTTCGGCCCGGTAGCGATACAGATCTGGGGAGTCGGGTGCCCAGGTCGCCAGACCATCGACGTATCGGTTAAACATGCAGAATGCAGCGGCAATCAGCACCGTATCGTGAATGTTTTTGTCAGTGGCTCCCTCCATGCGGGCCGCTTCGACCTGTTCGGCCGTAACGTGTTTGCCGCCCTGTTGTACACTGGCGGCAATGGCCAGTAACGACTTGAGCTTGCTGCTGATGGATGTTTGCTGGTA
This window harbors:
- a CDS encoding carboxymuconolactone decarboxylase family protein, giving the protein MAHIQLPEGLPGIRGPMAFSPETAHPLNGLANALLRPDDPAGLSWGERELIATYVSSLNDCFFCQTIHGAVASHHLGDNDWSLVKAVKSDYQQTSISSKLKSLLAIAASVQQGGKHVTAEQVEAARMEGATDKNIHDTVLIAAAFCMFNRYVDGLATWAPDSPDLYRYRAERIAEGGYVSGDAYMPPAELTT